Proteins encoded by one window of Dendropsophus ebraccatus isolate aDenEbr1 chromosome 4, aDenEbr1.pat, whole genome shotgun sequence:
- the LUC7L2 gene encoding putative RNA-binding protein Luc7-like 2 isoform X2, giving the protein MPAYFNPQGSIRKAPHSPSRDTTRQRIKFSDDRVCKSHLLNCCPHDILSGTRMDLGECLKVHDLALRADYEIASKQQDFFFELDARDHLQSFIADCDRRTDIAKKRLADTQEEISAEVAAKAERVHELNEEIGKLLAKAEQLGAEGNVEESQKVMDEVEKTRIRKREAEEIYRSSMPASSFQQQKLRVCEVCSAYLGLHDNDRRLADHFGGKLHLGFIEIREKLDELKRIVAEKQEKRNQDRLKRREERDREERDKLKRRSGSKEKRRNRSSSRERKRKTRSRSRDKRHHHRSRSGSRSRSRSHHRSRDRSKDRSSKSKSSREKERTSRDRDRSRDRERKHKKRSYETSNGKSEECSPEEREAGEI; this is encoded by the exons ATGCCTGCCTACTTCAATCCGCAAGGGAGTATCAGAAAGGCCCCGCATTCGCCGAGCC GCGATACGACAAGACAGCGGATCAAGTTTAGTGACGACAGAGTGTGCAAAAGCCATCTGCTCAATTGCTGTCCCCATGATATACTCTCTGGAACG AGAATGGATCTGGGAGAATGTTTGAAGGTACATGACTTGGCATTGAGAGCAGATTATGAGATTGCCTCTAAACAGCAAGACTTCTTCTTTGAACTTGAT GCAAGGGACCACTTGCAGTCATTCATTGCAGACTGTGACCGAAGAACTGATATTGCAAAAAAAAGACTGGCTGACACTCAGGAGGAAATAAGTGCAGAAGTAGCTGCCAAA GCAGAGCGAGTACATGAACTGAATGAAGAGATTGGAAAATTGCTAGCCAAAGCCGAACAGCTAGGAGCGGAAGGAAATGTTGAAGAGTCACAGAAGGTTATGGACGAAGTTGAAAAGACCAGAATTCGGAAAAGAGAAGCTGAG GAAATTTACCGCAGTTCTATGCCAGCCTCAAGTTTCCAGCAGCAAAAGCTGAGAGTATGTGAAGTGTGTTCTGCCTATCTGGGACTCCATGATAATGACAGAAGACTGGCTGACCACTTTGGGGGCAAGTTACACTTGGGATTCATTGAAATACGTGAGAAATTAGATGAgttaaag AGAATCGTGGCTGAAAAGCAGGAGAAGCGAAATCAAGATAGATTAAAGCgcagagaggagagagacagagaagaaCGTGACAAGTTGAAAAGAAG ATCTGGATCCAAGGAGAAACGCAGAAACCGTTCTTCCTCTCGGGAACGCAAGCGAAAGACACGTTCCAGATCCCGTGATAAACGTCACCACCATAGATCACGTTCTGGCAGTCGCAGCCGTAGTCGCAGTCATCACCGAAGTCGGGATAGGAGCAAAGATCGGAGTTCCAAGTCCAA GTCCTCCCGGGAAAAGGAGAGAACCTCCAGAGATAGGGATCGCTCAAGAGACAGAGAACGAAAACATAAAAAGCGCAGCTATGAAACTTCTAATGGCAAATCCGAGGAGTGTAGTCCTGAGGAACGCGAAGCTGGAGAGATCTGA
- the LUC7L2 gene encoding putative RNA-binding protein Luc7-like 2 isoform X1 has translation MSAQAQMRAMLDQLMGTSRDGDTTRQRIKFSDDRVCKSHLLNCCPHDILSGTRMDLGECLKVHDLALRADYEIASKQQDFFFELDARDHLQSFIADCDRRTDIAKKRLADTQEEISAEVAAKAERVHELNEEIGKLLAKAEQLGAEGNVEESQKVMDEVEKTRIRKREAEEIYRSSMPASSFQQQKLRVCEVCSAYLGLHDNDRRLADHFGGKLHLGFIEIREKLDELKRIVAEKQEKRNQDRLKRREERDREERDKLKRRSGSKEKRRNRSSSRERKRKTRSRSRDKRHHHRSRSGSRSRSRSHHRSRDRSKDRSSKSKSSREKERTSRDRDRSRDRERKHKKRSYETSNGKSEECSPEEREAGEI, from the exons ATGTCGGCGCAGGCCCAAATGCGCGCCATGCTCGACCAGCTGATGGGGACGTCTAGGGACG GCGATACGACAAGACAGCGGATCAAGTTTAGTGACGACAGAGTGTGCAAAAGCCATCTGCTCAATTGCTGTCCCCATGATATACTCTCTGGAACG AGAATGGATCTGGGAGAATGTTTGAAGGTACATGACTTGGCATTGAGAGCAGATTATGAGATTGCCTCTAAACAGCAAGACTTCTTCTTTGAACTTGAT GCAAGGGACCACTTGCAGTCATTCATTGCAGACTGTGACCGAAGAACTGATATTGCAAAAAAAAGACTGGCTGACACTCAGGAGGAAATAAGTGCAGAAGTAGCTGCCAAA GCAGAGCGAGTACATGAACTGAATGAAGAGATTGGAAAATTGCTAGCCAAAGCCGAACAGCTAGGAGCGGAAGGAAATGTTGAAGAGTCACAGAAGGTTATGGACGAAGTTGAAAAGACCAGAATTCGGAAAAGAGAAGCTGAG GAAATTTACCGCAGTTCTATGCCAGCCTCAAGTTTCCAGCAGCAAAAGCTGAGAGTATGTGAAGTGTGTTCTGCCTATCTGGGACTCCATGATAATGACAGAAGACTGGCTGACCACTTTGGGGGCAAGTTACACTTGGGATTCATTGAAATACGTGAGAAATTAGATGAgttaaag AGAATCGTGGCTGAAAAGCAGGAGAAGCGAAATCAAGATAGATTAAAGCgcagagaggagagagacagagaagaaCGTGACAAGTTGAAAAGAAG ATCTGGATCCAAGGAGAAACGCAGAAACCGTTCTTCCTCTCGGGAACGCAAGCGAAAGACACGTTCCAGATCCCGTGATAAACGTCACCACCATAGATCACGTTCTGGCAGTCGCAGCCGTAGTCGCAGTCATCACCGAAGTCGGGATAGGAGCAAAGATCGGAGTTCCAAGTCCAA GTCCTCCCGGGAAAAGGAGAGAACCTCCAGAGATAGGGATCGCTCAAGAGACAGAGAACGAAAACATAAAAAGCGCAGCTATGAAACTTCTAATGGCAAATCCGAGGAGTGTAGTCCTGAGGAACGCGAAGCTGGAGAGATCTGA